The DNA window TTCATAAttctttattcttaattttttttcttcataacttGCAATTAGTCACATGTTTTACGAGGTGACTAAACAACTTGGGCAAGAACACATCCCAGGTGGGTATTGTTCAGCATGTGCCACTTTACATGTGAATAATGCCATTAGTCATGCCAGACTGGGTTATGTGGTAAGCCAATCATACCACTGCTTTGTAAAAACAGTTCTTTCAGTTTTGCACTTGGTAAGCATTGTTTGGGGTGACACTGGCACTAGGCCAGTATCCTTGTTCCCAGTATGTCTCCTATCCAGGAGTTTTGATATATGTTGATGAGTCTTGCTTAAATCACCTATTCTAAACAGGCTGATGTTTTAACTGTGAAATGATGTAATTTTGTGTTTTAGTAGTTATTTATTCACAAAGAACAGTTGATGGTAGCTTTTCTCCTTTCAGCAGTTTCAGGTGATATTAGAATTATCAtgatcattttaaaatacaaggtGGCTATGAATGATTTATATGAGAATAGGGATGGtaaacaaaaagataaatgatGAACCGTTATATGATgacaagggaaaaaaaggaacatacacacatccaggtaatgcagttAGTTGTCCATATGGCAGGAGGAAAGGGAACAGTATGACAGCTAAGATTTGAGGTGAAGGAATGCATACACATCTAGGCATACCATAACAAAATGGTGAAAGGGAAAAAGATAAAGGATATGCATAAATATACCCATTATAGTAACTAGTTAAACCAGAACACTTAACATAGAAGTGTGGCAATAGAGAAATGGGAAACATTTCTATATGTTCAATCTTTAGGAAATATTGTCACGAAAATGATAACtcaaaagaaatatagaaagataAGAACCCAGCAAGTGAAGTCAGGATGATGATAATATTGCTGATGCTTTCTTGTAAGTTTATCATGGTTCTTCCTGCTGATTTTTATGTtgagtttctgttttatttattgttgttttttaatgtagCATTGATGCAAATATAGAGCCCAATATTTTTGTGCAATCCTTCCTTACAGTGGCAGGAGCTCCTCTTTTcaaaggtatgtactcactgataagcggatattaggcaaagaacaTAGAATACTGGtgatacaactcatggaccacatgtagctcaagaaaaaggaagaccaaagagtggatggttCCTTCCTacttagaagaaggaacaaaataattaagGGAAATAAAGAGTGGGAAGGACTTGGGACgaaaagaagaggggaagggggaaaagaagggaagaatcaagcatgggaggagttggaggagatgtacagagggtaaGCAAATTaaacagaggtgtatagcagtGAAGGATgtggaactgggggtagcaaccagaaagtccctgatgccaggaaagcaaaagcCTCCCAGGACCCTACAGAGATGGCATTAGCCAAAacaccccacaaaggggagggagagcctgtcgtgaccatatccagagattagACATTGTCCTCCTGGCTGAGGGAtgtggccacccacccatctccaaaagtttaacccagaattgctcctgtctaaatgGCATACAAggacaaaaagtggagcagagactgaagggaagactATCCAGAAACCTGGGGGAtctatcccacatgcagacataaAACCGAGActatattgtggatgccaagaagtacttgctgacaggagcctgatatagctgtctcctgagaggctctgccagaacctgaccaatacagatgtggatgtacacaaacattggactgagcacgagaaccccaatggggaagttagggcatggactgtaggagctggagggatttgcaacctcataggaagaacaacaatatcaaccaaccagacttccCGGAGCTCctagggagtaaaccaccaaccaaagagtacacagggagaacccatggctccagctggatatgtagcagaggatttccttatctgccatcactgggaggggaaccCCTTGGTCCAGAGGAGGCTTGATGAAACAGAATAGGGGAATACCAGGCTGCTGTGGCAGGTGTGGGTGGgcagtgggagagcaccctcatagaggcaggaggagggtggaggggatcaggggcttgtggagggaaaacggggaagggggataacatttgaaatgtaaataaataaaataaccaataagagAGATGTATATGGAGATTTCACTCTTCATTTTTTCCCTCTGCCTACTAATTGTATGACTTTcccataaagaaaatattttcaaaacttaGCAATTAAGTGATGTTATGGTAAAGTGATGTCCTACATTAACTCACCTTGAACTTGAATGCCATACCTAAAGCCTACTTGGAAAGTAGATTTCTGGGAATATCTCTTGTGCTTTAGTTATGACCCAGTACTGCAGTGTAACTACAGTGCTGACCACCCCACTACCCACAATGCAATTTGAGAACACCCACGAATATTGTCCACCAAGTATTTACCATGTAAGCTGAATGTGCCCAAATGTATTCTGGTCCACTATTTCACCTCTTTAATTGTTTCAAGTTTAACAAGGAggaaggtccaagtgaggatgtttcaatcccacaTAGAAGGGGGggcaaaataatcatgggaggcataGAAAGAGAGGTGtctgagtgggagaggggagagggaagggaagtgggACATGATCAGATATGGTGGTGTTTTTagagggggagacaggagaaaagcccagagggtcaggagaaCAAATGGAAATTTGCAGCTGAGAGAGTGGGGATCAAGGGGAATCTCTAGATGGCTCCcagatgtgagaggctcccaggaatcaatgggaatgaccttagccaaaatacccaacagtggggagatggaatctgaagagaccacctccagtagagagATAGGGCCTCCAGTGGAGGTTTGGAGTCACCAACCTACCTTCAAACTTTTtgatccagaattgctcctgtctaaagaaaatacagggacaaaattggagcagagactaaaggaaaggtcatccagtgaccggcccaacttcggatccatcccatgggcagacatcaaaccctgacactattatgtTGTGATAGcaaacaggagtctagcatggttgtcctctgagaggctctaccagcagcttaCTAAGACACatgcagatgcttacagccaaccattggagtgaTGTTGGGATCCCTgcggaagagttaggggaaagactgaaggagcaaaGAGGAGAGCAGATgaggtgaagaactcttggagggaAGACTGGGAAGGGGAGCAACATCTGGAATGTGAATGAataaagcagtttttaaaagtaaaataaagtataaCCTTTAACTGAGCATGCTTAGTTGCATCCATCTAACTGAGTATGCTCAGATGTGCATGTCCCTGAAGTGCTTTCTCATATGCATATCTGTAGGCTTTCCGAATAAAACCCCTGCTGTTCCCAGTTCCAATGAAAGCATGGCCTGGTACCATTTCTCAAGCTCACTCACCTGCTGCAGGTAATCTTTCTCCACTCTTTTCTCTTGGCATTGCTTGTTTTAGCTTTCTATTCATGTGATACATACCCATTGTATGGCATAAgagtccttttttgtttgttcatttggttgATTGTTTAGTTGTTTTGGTTTTCGGAGGTAAGTGGCTGTTGTTGcagttgtttatattttatttttggtagGCTTTTTTTTTGAAACACAATATACACTTGTCACACAGAATGTTTCACCTTTTATTTTAGACTTGGATCTTCTGCAATCAATTAGCAAATTGCTGCATTTCTTGAGAAAGCATTAAACCCACTTTATACAATTATACTAAAATaagtaaaaccaaattcacacttttaGATATTAGAAGCGTTAAAACAACATAGTTTACACCAAGGCTGTAAGAACTATGGAATTACAAATTTTCCTACTATGtgacttgtttatttattctatgttttACTTAAGAGATAAAAGGTTAAATATAGATgccttatatttatatatttatttatatataactgCCCAAATGCTCACAGAAAGGTGAAGTGATCACGAGGGGCTTTAGAAAGCCAGTGTGACACTGATATTGAATCCTCTTGATGCAAACTAGACTTCCAGTCTGTACTGAGCTGTGATGGGTACAGTTATATCTCTCTTGTGTTTTTCCGgcagcatccagagactgcaagACAGACATAAACCTATCTCTAGCAGCAATGGCATGACAGACAGAAAACTACCAGGACCTCCTTCTTATCTATGTTGCTGCTGCATGTATGGAGACTGGGTTTCCAATTAATGTGACAGTACTTGGCTGTATCTGTGTCCAAAGCTCCACTGCATCCTTTATTATCACCCTGGATGAGCTACAGGTTGCTCAATTTTAAAATCCTAATTtggaaaaattacagaaaatcatacaaaatttaagttttaaaagaaatatctgtgGAGTGCTTCCCAGAAGTCTGAAGCTTATGAACACATTCCAGACACTTCTGAAGGCCACAGCAGAGGCCCGTTCTGAGGCCATGATGACCATGGTTCAAGTGCATGACTGATGGACAACTTTTAGACAATTTACTGTTATTTGCACCCAAGACACACAGCCTCTAAATTAGTTTTCTCAGTTTGTACTTGAAAATTACCCCAATCTTCCCACAACTCTGACACCGTAGGAACCAATCAATTCTCATACACCAAAATCAGAGGGAAATTTAGCCTTCCTCTTGCAAGAGAGAGTATTTCCCTTCTGCATATTTTTGAAGGGAACATTGAATACAAATAACTGAGAAATAATTGACTTTCATGCCAAACTTTGTAAACAAAGTCTGCTGGCAAGAGTCTTGGTTCCACATATAACCAAACTTTCCCATAGGAAAAATGATACTTGAAAATCATATCATTTCTTCCTGGGGATCATCCTAAACATATCGTTTAAAAGACGCTATCACTGATGAGTCTGGTTACTCCAGGCCTCGAGGAGGAGGCCTGGAGCTTGTCTTCCATAAGTAGAGACTAAAGAGAGGAAAGTAGGTGTTGACTGTTCCCTGTGGGTAATCAGAAGCAGATGTTCCCCGGGACTTTAGAATTGGACAAAATTTAGATGTTCCTTGTGGTTAGGTAAGTGTCCAGACAAGAAAAAGCTAGGGATGCAAGGCGGTTCCCGTACCTGGATCTCACTGAAGGGAGGTCCTGGAAGAATACTCAGGGAAGGGGAACCATAGTTGGAACAGGTCTCATCTTTTATTTCTCATATTCCTCTAAGTTAAGAAGACTGTGAGAGTAAGATATATGTATTATTTACAAAGTTCTTGGTCCAGAAAAACTGTACATAGTTACAAGGAAATGGTCTAAGTTGTATGGGAAGCCTGTGAAGGCTATGAGGCAGGAAGGAAATTTTGGACTACTTTACAGAAGCTACAAAGGACCAAAGATTTAAAGAGCTGTTGGCTGGTGCACCACCCTGTGCAAAAGCAGCTCAGAAACGTTCTGTACACCTGACTCCTCTAGAGGGAGCTGGAACCTCACTCTCCGGTGATTTCTCTGTACTCTTGGCTTTTGCAGCCTCGGTTAAAGTCTTTTTAGGGCCATATAGATCGGCTTCGGTAAAACGAAGAAAGGTGGGGCATACTGAGCAGGTGATTATCTCTATTCTTGTCAGTCACAGCTAGGTTCTAGCccccttcaccaccaccaccacaccaccacaccaccataccaccacaccaccacaccaccacaccaccacacctccacaccaccacacctccactctaacacacacacacacacacacacacacacacacacatctccagtGAGGCGTGGCCAGGCAGTTAGAGTGTTCCTAAGAAGCATCAGGCCAGGCTGTTTACCAGGGAGGTCATCCGTGGtggaaagcaaagaaacaaaatacacaGACTTAACGCTGAGGAAGAGATGCCTGGGACATCCTAGGAGCCTACTCACAGTGAAatagagagagaattaaaatCACGTTCCAACAACACTGCCCCACCATTTACCCTACGTTCAGGTGTCAAGCCCTGCCCTCAGCTGTGGGGACAAAATAGTAAGGTGCCCTGGCCCAAGCTGTCCTCAGGCATGCTACACACCAGCCTCACCTCAAGGCCGGGCAAATCCCGGATCAGTCCTGGTTAGGGCCTGTGGTATCAGTCCTGGGTAGGGCCTGTGGTACTGAATGCCTGGAATGGGCCTCAGGATTTCGGGCTGCACTTGGGAACCACAGTCCCGGAATTCTCCTGAACCCAGCTGGCAGTGCTGCCTGCGGTGGAAAGAGGTGGAAAGGGCATCAGGCTGAACGGCATGACACCAATTGCCGGAGGCTTCTGCGGAAGCTGTCGTCCAGGAAGGCATAGAGGAAAGGGTTGAGGCAGCTGTTAGCATAGCTCAGGCTGGTGATGAAGTAAGAGATGCCGATGACCAGCGGCGTTTGCGGGAGGTCGGTGGTGAGGGCCACTATGGTACTCAGGTGATAAGGCGTCCAGCAGAGGAGGCACACAGCCAGAATCGCCGCCACCAACAAGGTCACGCGCTTCTTGGCACGATCCAGGGCCTTGGCGTGGCTATCTAGCTGGATAGCACGCAGTCGGCAGAGCAGAGTGGTATAGAGAGCACAGATGGTGGTCACCGGGATGGCAAAGCCCAATACTAGTGTGTAGAGACGGCTGGCACGCCACCAGAAGGCCTCGGGCTGCGGGAAGACCAGCACGCACTGGCGCCGACCCTGCTCCTCGTCCAGCCGAGCGAATACCGCAAAGGGCAGCACGACCAGCGTCACCAGCGCCCACACCGCCAGACTGACAGCACGCGCTGCACCGTAAGTGCGCCCGGACACCCGGCGCGACTCTGCTGTGGCCAGAACCACCAGGTATCGGTCGGCGCTCATGACGGCGAGGAAGTAGAGGCTAGAGAAAGTGTTGTACTGGTCGACGGCTACAATGAGCTTGCACATGACCTCCCCGAAGGGCCAGCGCCTCAGCAGGAAGTCCGCGATGTTGATGGGCAGCACGAGGGTGAAGAGCTCATCGGCGATAGCCAGGTTGAGGATGAACACGTTGGTGACAGTCTTCATGCGCGGCGTGCGCAGCAGTACGTACAGCACCGCAGAGTTGCCAGCCAGTCCCACGGCGCAAATTACCCCGTAGACGACAGGCACTGCTACCGCCAGTGGCTGCGGCAGCGGCAGAGGAGCCAGGCTGGACCCGTTGGGACAGCCCAAAGATGAGCCGCCGCAAGACACGTTGTCCCCTCCAGACTCGAAAAGCGTTAAGTTATGCATCttggagagggctggagagcagGCGACCACCAGGATTCCACTCAGCAGCCCCGCGAAACTCGAGGTTTATGCGCCCACGTTTACAGGGATCTGCACCCAGGCACTGCCTGAGTGTCACAGCTTTTCTCTGGATGCGCACCGGAGGGGGCGTTCCCCGCTGCTACTAAGCTCGCTGACGCCGGGACTCCAAGGCTGGAGACAGAATTGAAAACACAGCTTACATTTCTGGAGGTATAGCTTTAAGGAGAAATGAGGTCCATAGAAAGTAGCTACAGTGTCCCAAGCTCTTCTCTCCACCTGTGGAAATCAGATTCCAGTCCACTGAATACATCAAAGTGCTATGCAGAAGCCACTTGACTCCTAGGAAACCGTAAATGCACCCAATCCCCTGTTTTAGAGCTTAAGGAATTCACACTGAGGTCACACCGGCGAATTCAGCAGAGGTGTGTTTCCGAGCACGCTAGATAATAGGACTTGCAACAGCAATCTTTATCTTACCTGGCGAGTCCCAGCAAAGATCTGAGTTTCCTGGGGAGGTCAGGG is part of the Mus musculus strain C57BL/6J chromosome 1, GRCm38.p6 C57BL/6J genome and encodes:
- the Npbwr1 gene encoding neuropeptides B/W receptor type 1, which codes for MHNLTLFESGGDNVSCGGSSLGCPNGSSLAPLPLPQPLAVAVPVVYGVICAVGLAGNSAVLYVLLRTPRMKTVTNVFILNLAIADELFTLVLPINIADFLLRRWPFGEVMCKLIVAVDQYNTFSSLYFLAVMSADRYLVVLATAESRRVSGRTYGAARAVSLAVWALVTLVVLPFAVFARLDEEQGRRQCVLVFPQPEAFWWRASRLYTLVLGFAIPVTTICALYTTLLCRLRAIQLDSHAKALDRAKKRVTLLVAAILAVCLLCWTPYHLSTIVALTTDLPQTPLVIGISYFITSLSYANSCLNPFLYAFLDDSFRRSLRQLVSCRSA